CCTCTACCCGTACGTCTACCTGCTGGCGCGCTCGGCGCTGCTGGAGCAGGCTCCGGCCACCTACGACGCCGCCCGGTCACTGGGGTGCGGCCCGTGGGCGGCCCTGCGCCGCGTCGTGCTGCCGCTGGCCCGGCCGTCGCTGATGGCGGGCGCGGCCCTGGTGATGATGGAGACCCTGACCGACTTCGGGACCGTCACCTACTTCAACGTCGACACGGTCACGGTCGGGGTCTACCAGGTCTGGAAGGGCACGTTCGACCGCCAGTCCGCGACGGTGCTCGCGAGCCTGGTGCTCTCCTTCGCGATCCTCGTGATCCTCGCCGAGCGCCTGGCCCGCGGCCGCGCGCGGTACCTGCAGCGCGGCGGGCCCGAACGCGGCTTCACCCCGATCCGGCTGACCGGCGCGCGGGCCTGGGCCACGACCGCCGCCTGCAGCGCGCTGCTCGGCGTCGCGTTCGTCCTCCCGCTCGGCCAACTGGTGTGGTGGGCGGCCACGACGGACGAGGGCGGTTTCTCCAGCATCGTCGACGACCGCTACCTGGACTACCTCTGGAACAGCCTGCGGATCGGCCTGATCGCCGCCGCGGGTTGCACCGCCGCCGCGGTCGTGATGGCGCACGCGGCGAAGCTGACGCACGGTCGACGGGTCGACGTCGCGGCCCAGCTCGCGACCGTCGGGTACGCGGTGCCGGGTGTCGTCGTGGCGATCGGTGTACTCATCGTCTTCGCCTGGGCGGACGACGGGCTGGAGGGTCTCGGCGTCCCCGGCGGCACCGGACTGGTCGTGACCGGCTCGGTCGCGGGCATCGTCTACGCCTACCTGGTGCGATTCATGGCCCCCGCCTACCAGAGCGTCGACGCCTCGTTCGCGAAGATGTCCCCGTCGCTCACCGGCGCGGCCCTGTCCCTCGGGACCCGGCCGCGGCAGGTGCTGACCCGGGTGCACCTCCCGCTCGCCCGGGCCGGCGTCGCGGTCGCGGCGGTGCTGGTTCTCGTCGACGCGCTGAAGGAGTTGCCGATCGTGCTGCTGCTGCGGCCCTTCGGCTTCACCACGCTCTCGGTGCAGGTCTACCAGGAGGCGTCCGAGACCCGCTGGGAGAGCGCGGCCGTGCCGGCGCTCACCATCGTCGTCGTGGCGATGATCCCGGTGCTGATCCTGTTCCGGAAGATCCTCCCCGCGAAGGCGCACTCATGAGCGACGGCATGCACGTGATCAGCGCGCCGACGTTCCCGCTGACGCTGGAGTCCGTCGTCAAGGACTTCGGGAAGACGCGCGCGGTGGACGGTATCTCGCTGACCGTCGGGCCGGGCGAGATCGTCGCGATGGTCGGGCCGTCCGGGTGCGGGAAGTCGACGACGCTGCGGATGATCGCGGGCCTCGAGCGACCGGACGCGGGCCGGGTGACCCTCGCCGGGCGCTGCGTGGCCGGGCCGGACGTCTGGGTGCCCGCCGAGCGCCGCGGCGTCGGTCTGGTGTTCCAGGACCACGCGCTGTTCCCGCACCTGACGGTCGAGAACAACGTCGGGTTCGGGCTCCCCCGGCGGTCGCCGGACCGGACGGCACGGATCCGCGAGGTCCTTGACCTGGTCTCCCTCGGCCCGCTGGCGGGCCGGTACCCGCACGAGCTCTCCGGCGGTGAGCAGCAGCGGGTCGCGCTGGCCCGGGCGCTCGCGCCCAGGCCGCCGATCGTGCTGCTCGACGAAGCGTTCTCCAGCCTCGACCGCGGCCTGCGCGCGCAGATCCGCACCGACACGGTCGCGATCCTGCGGCACACCGGAACCGCGGCGATCCTGATCACCCACGACCGCGACGAGGCCCTCGCCACCGGCGACCGCGTCGTGATTCTGCGCGGCGGCCGCGTCGAGCAGGACGCCTCCCCGGACGAGGCGTTCCACCACCCCGCCACGCGGTTCGTCGCGACCTTCGTCGGCGACGCGGTGTTCCTGCCGGCCGAGCGCGACGCCGGGATGCTGCACTCCGAGATCGTCGAGGTGGTCGCCCCGCGCGGCCTCGGCCACGGGGCCGTCGAGATCGTCGCGCGCCCGCACGAGGTGACCCTCGACGCCGGCGGTCCCGGCAAGGGTGAGATCACCGCGCTGGAGTTCCAGGGCGCGTTCATCCTCTACACGGTCACGCTGAAGTCCGGCCTGACGATCCGTTCGCTGCAGCCGCACGAACTCCGGCTCGAGATCGGGGCCCGCGTCTCCGTCGGGCTCGCGCCGGGGATCACACCGTCGCTGCTGGTGGACGGCGTTCGTCCGGCGCCGTCAGTGTTCTGACGTCAGGTCAGGAAACTCAGTCCTCGACCACGTGGTCGGCGAACCGGAGCCGGGCCATCGCCCAGGCGCCGTGGTCGAAGCCGACCGGGGTCAGCGCGTCGACGGCGTCGTACGCCATCGCGAGCGCGTGGTGGGTGTTGTCGTGGGCGAACAGACCGAGGCGGCCGAAGGTCGTGACCCCGGAGATCCCGCGGGCCCAGGTGTCGAGCGCCTCGAGCGCCGGCCCGTAGCCACGGGTGTAGACGGGGTAGACGTGCTTGACCCGCCGGACCACGACCTCCTGCACGTTCAACGGGGGCAGCCCGGTGCGCGCCAGGGTGTCGGTCACGATGCCGGTCAGCGTCGCCTCGTCGGCGGAGAACGTCGCGTCGTCGGGGGCACACGGGATCTCGACGCAGAGGACGCTGCGGTCGGTCGGGTCGTCGGCGCTCTCCCGGTAGTTGGTCGGCTCGGAGATCCGGGTGACCGGCGTGCCGTCGGCCGGGAGGTAGTGCGCGTCGAAGGACGTCCACCGGCCCCCGCCGTGGACGAGGTAGACCAGCACCATCGCACGGAAGGTCAGGCTGCCGGAGGCGGCCAGCACCTCGGCCGGGGCGGGTGGGTCGGTCATCGCGGCGAGGCGCGGG
This window of the Sporichthya brevicatena genome carries:
- a CDS encoding iron ABC transporter permease, translating into MTLLDPGVTAPSAEPGRSRTGGAGTGRIGWAVAVFVVALVAAAPVIAVVIDAVAATGHDVKWPPRLGEMIWTTFVLLIGVGALTVLIGGGLAWVVTAYDFPGRGAFSWLLVLPLAMPAYILGFIYLSVLDYPGPVQTQWREWFGQDAWFPDVRSTGMAILVLSLCLYPYVYLLARSALLEQAPATYDAARSLGCGPWAALRRVVLPLARPSLMAGAALVMMETLTDFGTVTYFNVDTVTVGVYQVWKGTFDRQSATVLASLVLSFAILVILAERLARGRARYLQRGGPERGFTPIRLTGARAWATTAACSALLGVAFVLPLGQLVWWAATTDEGGFSSIVDDRYLDYLWNSLRIGLIAAAGCTAAAVVMAHAAKLTHGRRVDVAAQLATVGYAVPGVVVAIGVLIVFAWADDGLEGLGVPGGTGLVVTGSVAGIVYAYLVRFMAPAYQSVDASFAKMSPSLTGAALSLGTRPRQVLTRVHLPLARAGVAVAAVLVLVDALKELPIVLLLRPFGFTTLSVQVYQEASETRWESAAVPALTIVVVAMIPVLILFRKILPAKAHS
- a CDS encoding ABC transporter ATP-binding protein — protein: MSDGMHVISAPTFPLTLESVVKDFGKTRAVDGISLTVGPGEIVAMVGPSGCGKSTTLRMIAGLERPDAGRVTLAGRCVAGPDVWVPAERRGVGLVFQDHALFPHLTVENNVGFGLPRRSPDRTARIREVLDLVSLGPLAGRYPHELSGGEQQRVALARALAPRPPIVLLDEAFSSLDRGLRAQIRTDTVAILRHTGTAAILITHDRDEALATGDRVVILRGGRVEQDASPDEAFHHPATRFVATFVGDAVFLPAERDAGMLHSEIVEVVAPRGLGHGAVEIVARPHEVTLDAGGPGKGEITALEFQGAFILYTVTLKSGLTIRSLQPHELRLEIGARVSVGLAPGITPSLLVDGVRPAPSVF